The region AAAATTGCAAACCCACCGGCACATTCAAAGCGTTTTGCACATAGCCATAGCCGATCTCTCTCGCGGTGTTTCTAAACTGATAATCCACTGAATACAATAAATTCCTAAAATACAAAGAATTTAAATATTTATGGTATTGCAAATTAGGGACAGATTGGAAAGTGCGGTTATTGTTAATTTTATTCAGGTTTAAAAAATACTTGATATTCAAGCCGTAATAATTGTTTTCTGTTTGCAAATAGTAATTCGCCCTAGACATGTGCGTGGCGTCTGTGATACGCTTATTGACCTTTTCAAAACGCACATAGTCCAAATCGTTCATGTATAAAAAGTCAATGTAATGCCCGTTGTCAATATTAGACTTAAGATGGAAGTATTTTTGTAAAGTGTCCCTACTGGAGCTTAAAAATTCAAAACCATAGATATTTTGATTCCTCAAATCATAGCGTTTGACGTATTGGGTGTAATTCCTAAAATAGCGCGCATTGAATAAAAACCTGTCGTTTTTAGAGTTGATGTAGCGTGCTTCAAAATTCAAGCCAAAACCCCTTTTATAGCGGATTTGTGGGGTAAAGGTCATATCCCATGAGTTTTTGGGGGCTAAATAAAAGGGTTGCAAATAAATAAAGCCGTCTAAGTTGGAAGTGCCAAACTCAGGGTATAAAAACCCAGTGGTGCGCTTGTTGCTCGTGGACATGAAAATATAGGGCAAATACAATACAGGAATATCGCCGACATAGATCTTAGGATTCCACATTGACAAATGCGATTTTTGCATGTTAAATGAGCCTGAAGTCGCATTGACATGCCAAATGGGGTTGTCAATGCTGCACCCTGAAGCGCTCATGTTTTTAATCTTATATTTTTGATCCTTCCCACTGGCAATATCTGCACTCACCCAAATCCCGCTCACGCTGTCTTGGACATAAAAGGGGAAAATGATTTCATATTTTTCATTCAAACTCAATTTCACATAATCGGTTTTAACGAGCAAACCCTCGCCCCTATAAACCTTGATATTGCCTTCTAATAACGCTTCTTTAGTCTTGGTGTCATAACGCACCTTATCCGCTAGAATATACACGTCATAATTCAATAAGATCGCATTCCCTGAGGCGGTTATCACATTGTCTTTAGCGCTCACTTTATCCGCAAGGATTTCAAAAATCTTATGGTTTTGTTTGTCAAATCGTTGCATAGCGATTTCTTTAGCGTCTGATACGCTCAATAACAAAAAAAACACCACATAAAACCAACGAATCATTTTAAAACAACACCAAAAGACTTTTGCTTTTTTCTTCATGCCATGCCCTATGATAGGGGTTTTTAAACACCACAAACCATAAAAAGGGGCATAGAAAAACCACAATTTTTAACCCTAAACGCTTCAATAAAATAGCCCTACTGGGGCAATCCGCTAAATAAATATCAATGATCTTAATCCTAAAAACCAGTTTAGCCAAACTCATCTTGCACAAACACACAAAAAAGATTTCATAAACGCCATACAAGATGATAAAACTCACTATGACAAACACGCTGTGATAAATGGGGTTAGTCAGCCAATATAAAGAATGCAAAAAATCGCACGCGCCTAAAAGATCGCTCAATAAAAACACCACTAACAAACCATCGGTTAAAAACGCTAAGATGCGCCAATACAAGGGGCATAAACGCATTTTTTCACGCATAAGAAGTGTTTCTATGATTTCAGTTTCTTCTTTTTCTAAATTTGGAGAGCGCATTCAAAACAAACAAGACAAACCCCCTTCATTTGTCTTAAACTTTAACCCTTAAGAATATTCTTTCAAATCCAACACCTTAAAACCAATGTCCTTGCGATAAAACATGCCTTCAAAATGCACCTTTTGAGCGATCTCGTAAGCATGGTTTCTGGCTTCTAATAAGGATTTTCCTCTGCCAATGGCAAAGATCACTCTCCCCCCACTGCTTTCAAACACGCCATTATCCTGCTCCACCTCCCCTAAAATCAAATGACCCTTTTTTTCATCAACCGGATCAATATAAAGGGTTTGTTTGGGCGAAGAGCTAGTGGGGTAATTCCTAGAAACAAGCGCCACACTCATCACAAATTCTTTAGAAAACACCAATTCAAGAGAATGCAATTCCCCTTTAGCTGTAGCCAAACACAAATCTAAAAGCGAGCTTTCTAAAAGGGGTAAAATCGTCTGGCATTCAATGTCTTTAAAACGCACGCTAAAATCCAATAAATACGGCTCTAAAACGCCCTTTTCTTCTATGATTACAATTTCAGCGAGTAAAACCCCTTTAAAAGGCGTGTTGTCAGCCTGAAGTTTCTCTAAAGTGGGTTTAAAGATATGATTTTTTATTTTCTCTTCTAATTCATTAGAGAAAAAGTTTGCAGGAGCGATGGCCCCCATACCTCCTGTATTGACCCCATTATCCCCCTCTAATAAGCGTTTGTAGTTTTGGCAAAAGGGCAACAAGATAAAATCATCATTGGCTATGAGCGCTGTAACTGAAAGCTCAAACCCCTCTAAAAAAGGCTCTATGATCACAGGCTCATTGCTTTGTTTGAAAGCGTCTTCAAGGATTTTTATCGCTTCTTCTTGTTGATGGACAATGCTTGTGTTTTTATTCAACGCTTTAATCACTAAGGGGAAAGAAGCGTTTTGAATGTAACTCAAAGCTTCTTTTAAATCGTTTGTTTCAAAGTAAGACGCGCTTTTGATACCGCATTCTTTAACAAAAGCTTTCATATAGCTTTTAGAAGCCTCTAACTTAGCCACCTCTTTAGAAGCCCCAAACACTAAAATACCCGCTTTTTCTAGCATCTCTGTAAGCCCTAAAACCAAAAGCTCTTCTTCTGAAATGATGGCTAAATGGATCTGTTTTTTCAGGGCTAATTCCACGATATGCTCGTAATGTTCGCATTCCAGATTTTCGCCTAAATCTTGAGTGCCACCATTACCCAAACAAAAATACAAAGCATTCACTCGCTCATCTTGCTGAAGCCTTTGAGCCAAAGCATACTCTCGCCCCTTATTCCCCACAATTAAAACATTATAGTTATTGTTATCTTTCATGTCTTCCCTAAAATGTGGTTGTTTTTAAACCCAGATGACCGCTACTTTTACATGCGCATAAGTTCAACAAACCTACACTAATAAGGCTAGGAGGATTTTCTTAGGGGCAGATTTAAAAAATGCCATCACACAAAAACCACTACCTTAGCCTAACTTATTTTTTCAACGAACTTGCCATCAAATAAGAAACGCAAATCACCCAGGCGATGCTTACAATTATACTTAAATTTTAAAGAAATTCCATGCAAAAATATTCCAACAATCTGTGATAGTTTTGATTGGCGTTTAGGCGTTTTAAGAGAAACTGACTGATTTATTTCAACCTTTCTTTATACGCTCTTTCCAAACTGCTATACCCTTTTTTCAATTCTCCCACACCCCCAAAAGCCACTACTTTAGCTTCTTTTAAAAAAATCGCGCTGTCTAAATACTTTTCCACATCCACCACCAAATGCGTAGAGACTAGCAAACTTGCGTTTTGGCTAAACTCCTTAGCGATGAGTTCAAAAATTTCTTCTCTTGCAATAGGGTCAATCCCAGCCACCGGCTCATCAAAAAGATACAAAGAAGCGTTTCGTGATAGGGTTAAAATCAGCTGTAATTTTTCCCTCATGCCTTTTGAAAGGGCTTTAAACTCTCTTTTTAAAGGCACGCTGAAGCGTTTTAACAAATTTAGGGCTTTTGATTCATCAAAATCGCTGAAAAAATCCCTGTAAAAAGCGATCGCTTTTAAAGGCGTTAATTTAGGATCTAAAAAATCGCCATCGCTTAAAAACGCCACGCTTTTTTTCGTCTCTATGCCGATCTTTTGATTTAAAATTTTCACTTCCCCTTGATAGTTCAAATTCAATCCGGCTAAAATTTTTAACAGAGTGGTTTTACCCGCCCCATTAGGGCCTAAAAGCCCTATAAATTGCTGTTTGGGTAGTTTTAAATTGATATTGTCTAACGCTTTTAAACTCCCATAAGTTTTAGTCAAATTCTCTATTTCTACTAGCATTTTAATTCCCCGAATTTGCGCACTCTTTTGTAAAAATCGCTAATGATGTTTTCTAAATCTTTAGGGGTGAAATCAGGCCATAAAATCGGCGTGAAAAACAATTCCGCATAACTGGACTGCCACAATAAAAAATTAGACAAGCGCATTTCCCCCCCTGTTCGTAACAATAGATCCACTTCAGGCAAATCATGCGTGTCTAAACGATTAGAAATTTCATTTTCTAGGCTTTCTATATTATTTATATGGCTAGACGGGCTTTCTAATAAGCTTTTAAAAGCCCTTGAAAGCTCGTTTTTAGATCCGTAATTAAGGGCTAAAACTTGCGTAAAATCCTTAAAATGCCTAGTATCGTTTTCAAGCCGTAAAATCGTATCCCTTAGCTCTTTAGAAAAGCCCTCTAAATCCCCTATCGCCCTGAAGCGTATGCTATTATCCAAGTAAGTGGATCGCTCATCTTTAAGGTATTTTTTAAGCATTTTCATCAAAAAATCCACTTCACTTTTGGGGCGTTTCCAATTTTCCGTAGAAAAAGCGTATAAAGTCAAGCATTCTAATTTATGGTTAGCGCACCAGATCGTAATGTCTTTAAGGGTTTTTACGCCCTTTTTATGCCCATAAGCCCTAGCTTTATTCTTTAATTTGGCCCACCTGCCATTACCATCCATAATAATGGCAAGATGTTTGAGAGTGTTATCCAATGCCTTTACCCTTTAAAGAAATTCTTCAATTATACACCATTAAAGCGTGCAAGCATCCACTAAATAAGCGATATGCTGCCAAGCGAATTGGGTTTTTTCACTCAAACCAATTTCGCAAGTGCTAGAAGTGGAAAAGCCTCTTTTAAGATCATAGGATTGGTAAAATTCTTGAAAGCCGTTTAAAGCGCTCTCGTTCAATTCAGGGGTGAAAAAGCCCTTATTCCCCGCAAAACCGCAACAACCCGTCTCTTTGTGGATGACAATCTCGCCCAAAGTGCATTTTTTAGCCAAATTGAATAACAACTCTTCTTTATTTTCTAATTTTAAAGCGCACATCGTGTATAACCCTATGTCTTCATTAATGGGGTTGAATTTTAATTTTGGGCTTAGAACTTCTTCAATATAGACGCTCAAATCATAGACTTTCAAATCCTTATAAGCTTTCATTTGCTTGATAAAATGCGTCGAACATGCGCTATGGTCTAAAACAATCGGTATCTTGCCGTTATCGCTTAATTGTAAAAAAATCGCATGGTTTTTTTCATTGTTTTGTTTGGTTAATTCGGTGTAATTAATAAAAGCTTTCCCGCAACAAAGCGCATCCAATCCATTAGGATACATTACAGAAACCTTGGCTTTTTGGCATAGGGATTCAAACACTTCTTGAATGCATCTTTTATCCGCCATTTTGTTTGATGGAGCGAACGAGCGGTTGATGCAGGTGCTGAAATAAATGACTTTTTCTCCACCCTTAAGCGTTTTATTTTCTAAAGGATAGGCGTTGTTTTTGGGCATGTAATGAAAGGCTTTGGGGAAGGGCTTGATGAATTTTTTAATCCCTTTAGTTAGGCTCACCAAGTTGTGAGGGCCTATGAGTTTTTGAACCACGAAAGCGCTTTTTAAAGAAAAACGAGCCGCACTTGTGGTCGTTTGCATGTGATTTAAGATCTTTGAAGCGATCTTTTCGCCTTTAGGGTTTTTTTGATAATGATTTAGGGCGATGCTCCCGGTATCAATTTCTAAAGGGCATAGGGTAGAACACATATGGCACACCGCGCAAGTGGCGTGCGCTAAATATTCAGACTCTTTTAAAAGCTCATCTAATAAAACTTGATCTTCATCATGACCATGGCTTACCCTTTCTTTCAAACGCTCTACCTCTCTGTGGATAACGATGCGTTGTCGTGGCGTTAAGGATAAATCTTTACTGGGGCAAATCCTTTCACAAAACCCGCATTCCATGCACATGTCCAAATGCTCTTCAATAGGGTAAATGCTCTTTAAATTTTTAGTGTGGATTTCTTTATCGTTTGTGATGATCACATCAGGGTTTAAAAGGCCATTAGGATCAAACAATTCTTTGATTTGTTTATGGATTTTATAGGCTTTTTCTCCCCACTCCATTTCCACAAAAGGGGCTACCATCCTGCCTGTGCCATGTTCGGCTTTAATAGAGCCAGAGCTTTCACTCACCATTAAAAACATCTCAGAAACTAAATTTTCAAACGCCTTCCTTTCGGTTTCATTTTCTAAAATCGGCGTAACGACAAAGTGCAAATTCCCGCTTAACGCATGCCCAAAAATAATGCCATTATCCTTAAAGCCATGTTTTTTTAAAAGCCCTTCAATCGCTTTTGCCCCTTCTACAAAATCCTCTTTGCTGAAGCACACGTCTTCAATGATCACAGAGCTTTGGCTTTTTCTTTTTGACGTTGCGATAGGGAAAATGCCTTTTCTGATCTTCCACCACGATTGATAAACATTAGGATCGCTGCTGATTTGAGAATCTAAAACGACCGGTATCGCATTCAAGGCGTTTAAAATCGTTTGCATGTTGTTTTCTAAGATTAAAGGATCATCGCTTTCGCTTTGAATGAGTAAGCATGCGTTAGGCTCTTTGACTTCTAAAACCACGCTAGGCATGCCCTCTAAACCTTTCACGCTCTTTAAAGACGCATAATCCATAAGCTCTGCTGAAGAAATCATTTCAGGCTGTTTGGCTTTTAAAGCGGCTAAGATTTGAGCGGCTTTAGCACATTGCTCTAAATTTTCATAAAACAATAACGCACAAGTTTTATAAGCGTAGTCTTTCACGCATTCTAATCCCACGCTTGAAATAAATCCTAAAGTCCCCTCAGAGCCTATGAATAAATGGCTGATGATTTCAATCGGATCTTCAAAATCAATGAGAGCGTTTAAGCTATAGCCGGTGGTGTTTTTGATCTCGTATTTTTTCTTAATCAAGGCATGCAATTCTTTATCTTTTAAGATCTCTTTTCTTAAATTCAAAACCCCTTCAATCAAATCTTTGTGCGCGTTTTTGAAACCCTCAATACTCTCTTGATTAGCTGTGTCTAAAAGCGTGCCATCAGCTAAAATGACTCTTAAGGATTTTAGGGTTTTGTAGCTGTTTTGCTCCACCCCGCAACACATCCCGCTAGCGTTATTAGCGACAATCCCCCCTATCATAGCGGTGTTTATCGTAGCGGGATCTGGGCCTATTTTTTTATGGTAAGGTTTTAATAAAGCGTTCGCATGGCTTCCTATGACTCCGCATGAGAGCTGAATGCTTTGAGCGTTGTCTAAAATGTGAGCGTCTTTGAAAAAATGCGCCACCACCACTAACACCCCATCACAGCTCGCCTGCCCTGATAAGGAACTCCCAGCCGCTCTAAAAGTCAATGTAACGCCATGCTTTTTGGCTAAAACACAAAGCTTTTGGACTTCTTTTTCACTTTTCACCCAAACGACTATTTTAGGGATATAACGATAACATGACGCATCAATGCCATAAGCCAAACGGCGTAAATAATCCTTAAAGATCCGCTCGTTTAAAAACCCGCTCGCTTCGGTAAAAAAAGCATGATAATTTTCTTCCACACGCACTCCTTAAACATTCCTATTTATCAAATCATTGTAATATAACCTTACTTTAAAAATTGAGGATAAACATGCTTGAAGATTATGCGATCAGTTTAGAAGAAGTCAATTTCAATGATTTTATCGTGGTGGATGTGCGCGAATTGGACGAATATGAAGAATTGCATTTGCCTAACGCTACGCTCATTAGCGTCAATGACCAAGAAAAGCTCGCTGATTTTTTAGCCCAGCACAAAGATCAAAAAGTGTTGCTCCATTGCAGGGCTGGTCGCAGGGCTTTAGATGCGGCTAAAAGCATGCATGAATTAGGCTATACGCCCTATTATTTGGAGGGCAATGTCTATGATTTTGAAAAATACGGCTTTAGAATGGTTTATGATGACACTTGCGCTAAAAAAAACTAGGCATGAGGGAGGTTGTATGGGTGCATTCTCAAAGAATCGCCCCTTATAAGACTCTCATTTTAAATGAATTTTGCTACTATCCCTTAGAATTAGATCCAACCCTTTTTAACGCCCTGATTTTCACTTCTAAAAATGCGGTGTTTTCCTTGCTAGAAACTCTAAAAGACAGCCCCAAACTCAAAATTTTACAAAATATTCCTGCTTACGCTTTGAGCGAACCCACCGCCAAAACTCTACAAGATCACCATTTTAAAGTCGCCTTTATAGGGGAAAAAGCCCATGGCAAGAAGTTCGCCAAAGAAATCCTTCCTTTATTGGAAAAAAAAAGCGTTTTGTATCTTAGGGCAAAAGAAATTGCCTCTTCTTTAGACACCATTCTTTTAGAGCATGGCATCAATTTCCAACAAGCCGTTGTTTATGAAAACAAGCTCAAACATTTGACTTTAAACGAACAAAACGCCTTAAAACCCAAAGAAAAGAGCGTTCTTATTTTTACCGCTATAAGCCACGCAAAAGCCTTTTTACACTATTTTGAATTTTTAGAAAATTACACCGCTATAAGCATTGGCAACACGACCGCTCTTTATTTACAAGAACAAGGCATTCCAAGCTATATTGCCCAAAAGCCCTCCTTAGAAGCGTGCTTAGAACTGGCTTTAAGTTTGAGGATTAAGGAATGTTAAAAACATCTTATTATAATGCTCTCTATTGATTTTTAAAGGATGATGCATGAATTTTGTCTTTTTATGGGCCGCTTTAGGGGGGGCCATAGGGAGTTCGTTAAGGTATTTTGTGGGCAAAATGATGCCCAGTAAATTTTTAATGTTTGAAAGTTTCCCCTTAGGGACTTTTAGCGTGAATCTCATAGGGTGTTTTGTCATCGGCTTTATGGGGCATTTGGCCGCTAAAAAGGTTTTTGGCGATGATTTTGGGATTTTCTTTGTAACCGGGGTTTTAGGGGGTTTTACGACCTTTTCTTCTTATGGGTTAGACACTTTAAAACTCTTGCAAAAATCCCAATACATTGAAGCCATTTCTTATGTCTTAGGCACTAACCTTTTAGGGCTTATTGGGGTAGCCATTGGTTGGTTTTTGGCTAAAAATTTTATAGGTATTAATTAAAAAACGCTTTTTGGCGTTTTTATTGACGCTTGATTAAAGCAGAGCCTTACAATAGCCACAAAGCTATTTCATCGGCCATGAAAAAATCGCTCGCTACCAATCGGTTATTTTTAATGAAAGCCTTATTTTCTTCAATCAAAAACTTTACTTTATTTTTATCTAAGAAACTAAGCTCAACCCCCAATTCACACCTTAAGCCTAAAAACAGCTTTTCTAAGCGCTTGTCTTGTTTATTAAGCGTCTCAACTTGGCGTTTTAGGGGGTCTTTAATGTAGTTTTCTATGAGTTTTTTTGCAAAAAAGCGCTCATTCGCCACGCAGCCTACAGCCCCAGCCCCACACCCTAAATAATCTTTAGCCCCCCAGTAAGCCAAATTATGTTTGACTTGGTAATTTCTGGCGTAATTAGACACTTCGTATTGCTTGAAAGAAAAGCCCTCTAAAACCTCTCTCACCACATTGTCAAAATGAGCACATGAGGGTTTTTTGGCGTTTTTTTCTAAATTCGTGTTTTTTTCAATACTCAAAGCGTAAGCGCTCAAGTGGTTGATAGGGAGTTCTTTAGCGAGTTTTAGTTCTTCTTTTAGAGAGTTTTCATTGTCTAATGGGGTGTTATAAATCAAATCAATGCTGATATTTTCAATCCCGCTTTTTAAAATAGTTTCTATCACAGGGGCGATATTTTTGGAATGTTGGCGCTCTAAAAACAATAATTTATCTTCCCTAAAACTTTGCACCCCTAAACTCAAGCGGTTGATCCCTAAATCTTTTAAGCCTTGACACCAAGCTTTAGAAATCAATTCAGGGTTAGCTTCAGTGGTGATCTCACAATCTGAGCTCAAGCACGCATGTTGATGAATGCTTTCAAAAATCCTTTCAAAAGCCTTCACGCTTAAAGTGTTGGGCGTGCCTCCGCCAATAAAAATACTTTCAATTGGTTCGTCAGTTTGCTTTAACGCATGCTTTAAATCCAAGCATAACGCTTGAGTGTATTCTTCTTTTAACCCATGCTTATTTTCATAGGAATTGAAAGCGCAATAGCCGCATTTATTTTCACAAAAGGGGATATGAATGTATAAAATCATATTTATTTCTCTCATTTTCACTTCATTTTTAAGCAAAACTTAAACTTGTAATTGTATCATTTTAAGATCATTTTGATAAGTAGAGGAGACAAACGATGAAAAAGGTTATTATGGCTTTAGGCGTTTTGGCGTTCGCAAACGCTTTAATGGCAACCGATGTTAAAGCTCTTGCAAAAGGTTGTGCCGCTTGCCATGGGGTTAAGTTTGAAAAGAAAGCTTTAGGCAAAAGCAAAATCGTTAACATGATGAGTGAAGCAGAAATTGAAAAAGATCTTATGGATTTTAAAAGCGGTGCCAACAAGAATCCTGTCATGACCGCCCAAGCTAAAAAATTAAGCGATGAAGACATCAAAGCTTTAGCCAAATACATCCCCACTCTCAAATAAACCCTCCCAGTTTTAATAGCACTATTTGGGTGCTATTAAAATGAGTTTCAAACCCTTTTTTCTTAATTTTTGATTTTAATGGCATTCTTAACCCTACTTAAAGCCAGCATACACTATAATACCATCTTAATCAAACAAGAAAGAGCTAAAATAAAGACCTATGCTACATAAAAAATATCGTCCTAATGTTGCGGCCATTATCATGTCGCCAGACTACCCTAACGCATGCGAAGTTTTTATCGCTGAGCGCATAGACATTGAAGGGGCGTGGCAGTTCCCCCAAGGGGGCATTGATGAGGGCGAAACCCCTTTAGAAGCGCTCTATAGAGAATTATTAGAAGAAATTGGCACGAATGAAATAGAGATTTTGGCGCAATACCCTAGATGGATCGCCTATGATTTCCCAAGCAACATGGAGCATAAATTCTATGCGTTTGACGGGCAAAAGCAGCGCTATTTTTTAGTGCGCCTAAAGCATGTTAACAACATTGATCTGAACAAACACACGCCAGAATTTAGGGCTTATCAATTCATCCATCTTAAGGATTTGCTTAAAAAAATCGTCCCCTTCAAACGCCAAGTGTACCGCCAAGTCATCGCTTATTTCAAAAGAGAGGGGTATTTATAGGGTGTTAATCGTTCAAAAATACGGCGGCACGAGCATGGGCAGCATAGAAAGGATCCACAATGTCGCTCAAAGGGTTTTAGAAAGCGTTAAATTAGGGCATCAGGTGGTGGTGGTGGTTTCGGCGATGAGCGGCGAAACCGATAGGCTTTTAGAATTTGGCAAGAATTTTAGCCATAACCCTAACAAGCGAGAAATGGACAGGATTGTGAGCACGGGAGAATGGATTTCAAGCGCGGCTTTGAGCATGGCGTTAGAGAGATACGGGCATAGAGCCATTTCATTGAGCGGGAAAGAAGCGGGCATTTTAACCAGCTCGCATTTTCAAAACGCCGTGATCCAATCCATTGACACCAAACGCATCACAGAGCTTTTAGAAAAAAACTACATTGTGGTGATCGCTGGGTTTCAAGGCGCTGATATTCAAGGCGAAACAACGACTTTAGGGCGTGGGGGGAGCGATTTGAGCGCGGTCGCTTTGGCCGGGGCTTTAAAAGCGGATCTGTGCGAAATCTATACGGATGTGGATGGCGTTTATACCACCGATCCGCGCATTGAAGAAAAGGCTCAAAAAATCGCGCAAATCAGCTATGATGAAATGCTTGAACTGGCTTCTATGGGGGCTAAAGTTTTATTAAACCGCTCGGTAGAATTAGCTAAAAAACTCAGCGTGAAGTTAGTGACTCGCAATTCGTTTAACCATAGCGAAGGCACGCTCATTGTGGCTGAAAAAGACTTTAAAGGAGAACGCATGGAAACCCCTATAGTGAGTGGGATCGCATTGGATAAAAATCAGGCTCGTGTGAGCATGGAGGGCGTGGAAGATCGGCCAGGCATTGCCGCTGAAATCTTTGGCGCTTTAGCGGAGTATCGCATTAACGTGGATATGATCGTCCAAACGATCGGCAGAGATGGCAAAACCGATTTGGATTTTACGATCGTTAAAACCCAAATAGAAGAAACCAAGCAAGCCTTAAAGCCTTTTTTAGCGCAAATGGATTCCATTGATTATGATGAAAATATCGCTAAAGTTTCCATAGTGGGCGTGGGCATGAAGTCGCATTCTGGGGTGGCGAGCATCGCTTTTAAAGCCCTAGCCAAAGACAATATTAATATCATGATGATTTCCACAAGCGAGATTAAAATTTCGGTTTTGATTGACATTAAATACGCTGAATTAGCGGTTAGAACTTTGCATGCGGTGTATCAATTAGATCAATGAAAAATTTCTACGACTGGATCAAAGAATTTGTACGCAATCAAGGGGAGTTTATCGCTCAGCAAAGCGGGTGGCTGGAATTAGAGCGATCAAGCTATGCAAAGCTCATCGCGCAAACCATTTCGCATGTGCTTAATGGCGGATCGCTGTTGGTGAGTGCGGATTCTTCTAGACGCTGGTTTTTAAACTACATTCTTTCTAATCTCAACCCTAAAGATTTAAAAGAGCGCCCCTTATTGTCCGTCATTGATTTTAACGCTTCTTCTTTCTACCCCAAAAACGATGCGAATCTCTCTCTAGCCACCATAGAGCTGACTTATCAAAACCCCATGTTTTGGCATGTTGGGAAAATTGAAAATGAAGGTTTGAAAACGATACTACTGAGCAAAATCCCTAGTTTTTTATGGCTTTTTGAAGAGCTTAAAGAAGATTGTTTGCTTTTAAAAGAGCATGACAGCTTGCTGGATTATAAATTATTGCAGCTATTCAAACTCTTTGAAAACGCGCTTTTTAGCGCACTATACAATAAGGTTACTTTGTGAAAAACTCCAACCGCCTTATTTATACGGACAATCTTGAAGAGAGCCTAGAAGAGACTGCAAGCCTTTTTGAACACCACATTAAATTCTACACGGAAATTATTGAAAAAGACAAAAAGGTGATCAAAACTTTTAACAAGGATTTTAAAATAGAGCATGCTAAAGAAGTCATTTCAAAGGCCCATCTCAAACACAGCGAACTGAACGCTTTTTTAATCGCCGCTCCTAGTTATGGTATAGAAGCCCAAAACGCGCTCTTAAAAATCTTAGAAGAACCCCCGAATAACGTTTGTTTTATCATGTTCGCTAAAAGCCCAAACCATGTGTTAGCCACCATTAAATCCCGCCTAATCAAAGAAGACAAACGCCAAAAAATCCCCCTAAAACCTTTAGATTTGGATTTATCCAAGCTGGATTTGAAAGATGTTTATGCGTTTTTAAAAAATTTAGACAAAGAAAATT is a window of Helicobacter pylori NQ4053 DNA encoding:
- a CDS encoding aspartate kinase gives rise to the protein MLIVQKYGGTSMGSIERIHNVAQRVLESVKLGHQVVVVVSAMSGETDRLLEFGKNFSHNPNKREMDRIVSTGEWISSAALSMALERYGHRAISLSGKEAGILTSSHFQNAVIQSIDTKRITELLEKNYIVVIAGFQGADIQGETTTLGRGGSDLSAVALAGALKADLCEIYTDVDGVYTTDPRIEEKAQKIAQISYDEMLELASMGAKVLLNRSVELAKKLSVKLVTRNSFNHSEGTLIVAEKDFKGERMETPIVSGIALDKNQARVSMEGVEDRPGIAAEIFGALAEYRINVDMIVQTIGRDGKTDLDFTIVKTQIEETKQALKPFLAQMDSIDYDENIAKVSIVGVGMKSHSGVASIAFKALAKDNINIMMISTSEIKISVLIDIKYAELAVRTLHAVYQLDQ
- a CDS encoding HobA family DNA replication regulator; amino-acid sequence: MKNFYDWIKEFVRNQGEFIAQQSGWLELERSSYAKLIAQTISHVLNGGSLLVSADSSRRWFLNYILSNLNPKDLKERPLLSVIDFNASSFYPKNDANLSLATIELTYQNPMFWHVGKIENEGLKTILLSKIPSFLWLFEELKEDCLLLKEHDSLLDYKLLQLFKLFENALFSALYNKVTL
- a CDS encoding DNA polymerase III subunit delta' codes for the protein MKNSNRLIYTDNLEESLEETASLFEHHIKFYTEIIEKDKKVIKTFNKDFKIEHAKEVISKAHLKHSELNAFLIAAPSYGIEAQNALLKILEEPPNNVCFIMFAKSPNHVLATIKSRLIKEDKRQKIPLKPLDLDLSKLDLKDVYAFLKNLDKENFDSRENQREKIESLLESVNRHKIPLNEQELQAFDLAIKANSSYYKLSYNLLPLLLSLLSKKKTP